Proteins encoded together in one Juglans regia cultivar Chandler chromosome 9, Walnut 2.0, whole genome shotgun sequence window:
- the LOC108993152 gene encoding receptor-like protein kinase THESEUS 1 has product MKAVKFVPLVLAVILFMVHGSSASFTPIDNYLIACGSSKNVTFQDRTFVSDSEHSSLVLKSGNSSVASSNSSAPLPIYQSARIFSGMASYKFKIEQKGRHWVRLYFYPLPKSGQNLNSASMSVVTDKFVLLNNFTFKKYNGIYMFKEYAINVTSDTLTLTFLPSNNSVAFVNAIEVVSIPDEVLPDQALALNPSTPFSGLTELALETVYRLNMGGPLLTSQNDTLGRTWENDLKYLHVNSSAVNVSVSPANIKYPAAVTPETAPNLVYATAETMGDANVPNMKFNITWVFSVDPNFSYFVRVHFCDIVSKSLNTLVFNLFINYDIALGSLDLSSMTGDLNVPYYRDFVSNSSANTDTLTVSVGPDSVADTTNAIMNGLEIMKISNEVRSLDGLLPVESFLPSSPSKKNKMVIIVGSIIGAAAAVVLIGLCCCCWVAHKSKTTQQGYPWLPLPLHGNSQTMTKMSTTSQKSGTASCISLASTNLGRFFMFQEILDATNKFDESLLLGVGGFGRVYKGTLEDGTKVAVKRGNPRSEQGIAEFRTEIEMLSKLRHRHLVSLIGHCDERSEMILVYEYMANGPLRSHLYGTDLPPLPWKQRLEICIGAARGLHYLHTGAAQSIIHRDVKTTNILLDENFVAKVADFGLSKTGPALDQTHVSTAVKGSFGYLDPEYFRRQQLTEKSDVYSFGVVLMEVFCTRPALNPVLPREQVNIAEWAMSWQKKGMLDQIMDPNLVGKVNPASLKKFGETAEKCLAEHGVDRPSMGDVLWNLEYALQLEETSSALMEPEDNSTNHIPGIPLTPLEPFDNSVSMIDGVNSGTDDDAEDTATSAVFSQLVNPRGR; this is encoded by the coding sequence ATGAAAGCGGTGAAGTTCGTACCTCTGGTTCTGGCTGTGATTCTCTTTATGGTTCATGGATCAAGTGCCTCATTCACTCCTATTGACAACTACTTAATTGCTTGCGGTTCTTCCAAAAATGTCACCTTTCAAGATCGTACTTTTGTTTCTGATTCGGAGCATTCTTCACTTGTTCTAAAAAGTGGCAATTCTAGTGTTGCCAGTTCCAATTCTAGTGCCCCACTTCCAATCTACCAATCTGCTCGAATTTTCTCAGGCATGGCTTCTTATAAGTTTAAAATTGAGCAAAAAGGCCGGCATTGGGTCCGCCTCTATTTTTACCCTCTTCCAAAGTCTGGCCAAAACTTGAACTCTGCCTCAATGTCTGTAGTCACTGATAAATTTGTTCTCTTGAACAACTTCACATTCAAGAAGTATAATGGTATTTATATGTTTAAGGAGTATGCGATCAATGTGACTTCAGATACCTTGACTCTCACTTTCCTTCCTTCCAACAATTCGGTTGCATTTGTTAATGCGATTGAAGTTGTCTCTATCCCAGATGAGGTGCTCCCTGACCAGGCATTGGCTCTAAATCCATCTACTCCTTTTAGTGGCCTCACCGAACTTGCCCTTGAAACTGTTTACCGGCTAAATATGGGGGGTCCTTTGCTCACCTCGCAAAATGATACACTTGGAAGAACTTGGGAGAATGATCTGAAGTACCTCCATGTGAACAGTTCAGCTGTGAATGTGTCGGTTAGCCCCGCAAACATAAAATATCCAGCCGCGGTCACCCCCGAAACAGCACCTAATTTGGTGTATGCCACTGCCGAAACAATGGGGGATGCAAATGTACCTAATATGAAGTTCAACATAACTTGGGTCTTCTCTGTTGATCCAAACTTCAGTTATTTTGTTAGGGTACACTTCTGTGATATTGTGAGCAAGTCTCTAAACACTCTAGTTTTCAATCTCTTCATAAATTACGATATTGCTCTTGGGAGTCTTGATCTATCAAGCATGACTGGTGACTTAAATGTGCCTTACTATAGAGACTTTGTTTCCAACTCCTCGGCGAACACAGATACTTTGACTGTTAGTGTTGGTCCGGATAGTGTGGCCGATACAACTAATGCAATTATGAATGGGCTGGAGATTATGAAGATCAGCAATGAAGTTAGGAGCTTGGATGGGCTTTTGCCTGTTGAGAGTTTCCTTCCTAGTTCACCCTCAAAAAAGAACAAGATGGTAATAATAGTTGGTTCTATCATAGGAGCTGCAGCTGCAGTTGTACTAATTGGTTTGTGTTGTTGCTGCTGGGTGGCCCACAAATCAAAGACTACTCAGCAAGGATATCCATGGCTGCCTTTGCCCTTGCATGGAAACTCTCAGACCATGACAAAAATGTCCACAACTTCCCAAAAGAGTGGAACAGCTAGCTGCATTTCACTGGCTTCAACAAATCTTGGCCGTTTTTTCATGTTCCAAGAAATCCTGGATGCAACGAACAAGTTTGATGAAAGTTTACTTCTTGGGGTAGGTGGATTTGGCAGGGTTTACAAGGGAACTCTAGAGGATGGGACAAAAGTAGCTGTTAAAAGAGGAAACCCCCGATCTGAACAGGGTATTGCTGAATTCCGAACTGAGATTGAGATGTTGTCCAAGCTCCGCCATCGGCACCTGGTGTCTCTTATTGGCCATTGTGATGAAAGGTCAGAAATGATTCTCGTGTATGAATACATGGCTAATGGACCCCTTAGGAGCCATTTGTATGGAACAGATCTACCACCTCTACCGTGGAAGCAACGACTTGAAATTTGCATTGGTGCCGCAAGGGGGCTCCATTATCTACACACTGGTGCAGCTCAAAGCATAATTCACCGAGATGTGAAGACTACCAACATTCTCttggatgagaattttgtagcCAAAGTTGCTGATTTTGGCCTTTCTAAGACTGGTCCAGCTCTGGATCAGACCCATGTGAGTACAGCTGTTAAAGGTAGTTTTGGTTACCTTGATCCCGAATACTTTAGAAGACAGCAGCTTACTGAGAAATCAGATGTCTATTCTTTTGGAGTAGTCCTAATGGAAGTTTTCTGCACAAGACCGGCTTTAAACCCTGTTCTCCCTAGGGAGCAAGTCAATATAGCAGAATGGGCAATGAGCTGGCAAAAGAAGGGCATGCTGGATCAAATCATGGACCCAAATCTGGTGGGGAAGGTGAATCCTGCTTCTCTTAAGAAGTTTGGAGAGACAGCTGAGAAGTGCCTGGCCGAGCATGGGGTTGACAGGCCATCAATGGGTGATGTCTTGTGGAATCTTGAATACGCACTTCAGCTAGAGGAGACCTCATCTGCGCTCATGGAACCTGAAGATAACAGTACAAATCACATTCCTGGAATCCCATTGACCCCACTTGAACCGTTTGATAACAGCGTGAGTATGATTGATGGGGTGAACTCTGGCACAGATGATGATGCAGAAGATACTGCCACAAGTGCTGTATTCTCTCAGTTAGTAAATCCTCGTGGAAGATAG
- the LOC108993162 gene encoding uncharacterized protein LOC108993162 gives MEILSRNGLLMILLLFLFGAVRIHAEIKTCTSKSSPCRFKKMICPAQCPSSSPKNPKAKVCHINCNSPVCKAECKNRKPNCNAPGAGCYDPRFIGGDGIVFYFHGKSNEHFSLVSDRNLQINARFVGLRPAGRTRDYTWIQALGVLFDSNTFSLEATRAATWDDKIDHLRFSYNGKELMIPEGHRSVWRSPEEDIRVERTSYTNSVIVTLPEVAEISVNVVPVTKEDDRIHNYQIPSNDCFAHLEVQFRFYGLSSKVEGVVGRTYQPDFENPAKPGVAMPVVGGEDKYRTTSLLSADCSSCAFSPSEVSEQKDSVVTEYGMLDCTGGASGGNGIVCRK, from the exons ATGGAGATCTTAAGCAGGAATGGTTTGTTGATGATTCTGCTACTCTTTTTATTTGGTGCTGTGCGTATCCATGCAGAAATTAAGACATGCACCAGCAAAAGTAGTCCATGCCGCTTTAAAAAGATGATTTGCCCAGCACAATGCCCATCATCATCACCGAAGAACCCGAAAGCGAAAGTTTGCCATATCAACTGTAATTCACCCGTATGCAAAGCTGAGTGCAAAA ATCGGAAACCAAACTGCAATGCCCCTGGAGCAGGATGTTACGATCCCCGCTTCATTGGTGGAGATGGCATTGTTTTCTACTTTCACGGCAAGAGCAACGAGCATTTCAGCTTAGTTTCGGATCGCAACCTCCAAATCAATGCCCGCTTCGTCGGGCTCCGGCCAGCAGGCCGAACCAGGGACTATACTTGGATTCAAGCCCTGGGTGTCTTGTTTGACTCCAACACTTTCTCTCTCGAGGCCACCCGAGCGGCGACCTGGGATGACAAAATTGACCATTTGAGATTCTCTTACAATGGGAAGGAACTAATGATACCAGAAGGCCATCGCTCTGTATGGCGAAGCCCGGAAGAAGACATTAGAGTGGAGAGAACATCGTACACGAACAGCGTCATAGTCACTCTCCCAGAGGTTGCAGAGATATCAGTCAATGTTGTGCCCGTGACCAAGGAAGATGATAGAATCCACAACTATCAGATACCTTCAAATGACTGTTTTGCTCACTTGGAGGTACAGTTTAGATTCTACGGTCTGTCCTCAAAAGTTGAAGGAGTTGTTGGCCGGACTTATCAACCGGATTTTGAGAATCCAGCAAAGCCAGGCGTGGCAATGCCAGTCGTGGGAGGCGAGGACAAGTACAGAACCACATCACTTCTCTCGGCAGATTGCAGCTCTTGTGCATTCTCTCCATCTGAAGTTTCGGAACAAAAGGACTCGGTGGTGACGGAATATGGCATGCTAGACTGCACCGGCGGAGCCAGCGGTGGGAATGGAATAGTTTGCAGGAAATAA
- the LOC108992208 gene encoding phytohormone-binding protein CSBP-like — protein sequence MEEVRTQAKAAVGLDILWKALTKELRFVVPKAIPNLVKDVEMIEGDGGLGSVLLFNFCSDASPMTYQREKIVELEESLHQIALEVIEGGHLNHGFSSYKTTFMLTAIGEQETLVDIKVSYQFDQKDDRITKMPLKTTDSTLYFIKCLETYLLNADS from the exons ATGGAAGAAGTACGAACCCAAGCAAAAGCTGCTGTTGGTTTGGACATCTTGTGGAAAGCTTTGACCAAAGAACTGAGATTTGTTGTTCCAAAAGCTATCCCAAACCTCGTAAAGGACGTGGAAATGATAGAAGGAGATGGTGGCCTTGGTTCAGTGCTGCTCTTCAATTTTTGCTCTG atgCATCTCCGATGACATATCAGAGGGAGAAGATAGTGGAGCTTGAGGAGTCCCTGCACCAAATTGCCCTGGAAGTAATAGAAGGAGGCCATCTCAATCATGGGTTTTCTTCCTACAAAACAACTTTCATGCTTACTGCAATTGGAGAGCAGGAGACCCTGGTCGATATCAAGGTCTCATATCAGTTTGATCAAAAAGACGATAGGATTACTAAGATGCCATTAAAGACGACAGATTCtacattatattttatcaagTGCTTAGAAACCTATTTGCTGAATGCTGATTCCTAG